The proteins below come from a single Benincasa hispida cultivar B227 chromosome 4, ASM972705v1, whole genome shotgun sequence genomic window:
- the LOC120076136 gene encoding elongation factor 1-gamma-like, whose translation MVSPLPKEEADNIYPLLVQCGMAIKVPHPSYPSTRISIQVPNLGIHISLYVYYALFAGFIHEIEYTGSWDMYDPEGYSLWFCDYKYNDENTVSFVTLNKVGGFLQRMDLARKYAFRKMLVIGSEPPFKVKGLWLFRGQEIPKFVLDECYDIELYEWRKVDISNKG comes from the exons ATGGTTTCTCCTTTACCAAAGGAGGAAGCTGACAACATTTATCCTCTTCTTGTTCAGTGTGGCATGGCA ATAAAGGTACCTCACCCAAGTTACCCATCTACACGAATCTCTATTCAAGTGCCTAACCTTGGCATTCACATCTCACTG TATGTCTATTATGCTTTGTTTGCTGGATTTATACATGAGATTGAATATACAG GATCTTGGGACATGTACGATCCAGAGGGATATTCTCTTTGGTTCTGTGATTACAAGTACAATGATGAGAATACTGTTTCATTCGTGACTTTGAACAAGGTTGGTGGCTTTCTCCAACGAATGGATCTCGCTCGTAAATATGCTTTCAGGAAGATGTTAGTGATTGGATCAGAACCTCCATTTAAGGTGAAAGGTTTATGGCTTTTCCGTGGACAAGAGATCCCAAAATTCGTCCTGGACGAGTGCTACGACATTGAACTTTATGAATGGAGGAAGGTTGATATATCGAACAAGGGATAA